The following is a genomic window from Mus musculus strain NOD/MrkTac chromosome 17 genomic contig, GRCm38.p6 alternate locus group NOD/MrkTac MMCHR17_NOD_IDD1.
ATCTTTTGGGGGAGTGCCTCTTCTGCCAGTTCCACGTCGCGGATCATGCTTTCTGTGCTCATGGTGTCTTTTCTGGAGGGAGATGTGGCGCCTTGGGCCAGTGAGTGAAAGGGACAGAACCTGCCTGGTTGGCTGCTtgcttttctgggagctatttccAAGATGTTCTGGAGTTTCTGTTCTCCCTCCTGGCTAGTCCCTTGCTGTCCTCGCTGAGGGAGCTTCTGCTGGCTGGCTGTGCAGACGGCCGCCTTTATAGCCCTTGGGGAAGAGGGCGGGGAAAAGCTCTCATTCAACCCTCGGAAAACTTCCTTGGTGGAGAAAACCATGATCTCATGTGGAGGAAGCGGTAGTGGCCCTACACCTCTGTCTCGGTTTCTTCTCCATCGCGGGGGCAGAGGGTTTGGAAAGTTGGGGACACCCAGGCATCAAGGAATCTCCTCCCCGTCGTCCCCACCAGGATTCTGTGGCAATCTGGGGCCAatcaggagggtgtgtgtgtgtgtgtgtgtgtgtgtgtgtgtgtgtgtgtgttgtataggACCCTGAGAACTGAAACCCATTTCTTCTCTGTCCTCCAGAGCTAATCATTGTCTGTTTCTTTGTAGAAAGACCATGCCTGTGTCTATTTCCTTTTGATTTCTAAATGGGACATCCATGGGGGAGAACTTAGCATGGGGGGGTGCTTCTGAAAGCTGGGTGCATAAGGGGGGAGACATGATATTGAGGAGGGAAAGccccctgtttgagttcttggaGGAAGTGGCTGAAGGCAGAGCAGCTTGAGAGTTGGGAAGTGTGCATGGGCTTTGGGAGGGCTGGTGGGGGGGGTAATGGGATGAGTATGGGGCAGCCCCAGAGGGAATGAACTCAGCCCTGGGAATTCACGGACCTCACAAGCCTTCTCCTTTCACTCTGATCATGAGCTCAGGCTGCTGCTTTGGGTCCCTGCTCCCAAGTGAGTTTTCCACGGAGCCTCTGCCATATCTTGACTGCGGTACATCAACTCAGACATTTAGGTCCCACAGCCCTGCTTCCAGGATTTCTCCCAATCCGTATGACTCCCCGGTCTTCCAaggattcccctcccccaccctcccactcctaaACACTCTCCCACCCTCCAGTGGAGTCACTTCTCCCCAGAACCCTCATCTCTCTCCACCCTTGGATGGATCTCCCTAGCTCATCCTTTGGGTCTCCTCCGGCAGTTAAGCTGCCTCACTCCCGTGAATCCACCATGTCTCTGGGAGCTGCCTGCTCCTCATGTCTCTTTGCTCTGCCCGGATCCCATGGACCAACTGAGGCCTCTGTCCCCTGCTCCACTCCTTAAAGAGACCAGGAAGTTTCTCCCCCAACGCAAGACAGACACAAGCAGACAGAATCTCAGAGAAAAGAGGTTTATTGGGTTTCACAGATGGTGCAGGGGGTCCCTGTGGATGTCTAGCCAAGCAGTGGCTGGCTTTTAGAGCTTcgtgctttcttctagaaccccTTGGTCACCCACATCTAATTCTCTCGCCATCTCTCTCTTAGATGGGTCCTGTCTGAGGTGAGACACCTTTGTGTCTGGGACCTAGTTGTCATCTGACGGCTTTCTATTTTTCCCCTCTTTCTATTctctataaataaataacttaactTTTCTCTCCATAAATAGTCAACCTTCCCCTGTTCCCAGCCACCTCTCCCATGTCTGTCCCTCCTTCATGTCCAGGTCTCTGTCCGACCTAGACCCACAAAAACCCTGCTCTGTGCAGGAACTTCTAGGTAGGCTTGAGTCGTCCCCTGAGCATCTGGAGTGGCCCTGGGGAAGATGTAGTCCCCTGAAGTGTCTCAGACTCCCGTGAGAGCTCCAGGTTATTTTAGTGGGGAAGGCTGGAGACTGTGGGGATGTGACCCTTGAAACAACGGTCAGGATGGAGGCCTGGAATCCAATTCTTGGGTTTCTTTAGAATCTACAGTGCAAAGGCTCCAAAGAATACACTGCTGGGGCTGAAGTGTAGATGGGAGATGCCGTCGGTGTGGGTGGACAGCTGGTCTCCCTTACTGAGCAGGAACACAGCCCCCTGGTACATTGAGCGCACCCACGGTCCTTGAAGTCCCGGATACACAGACTTCTGCGCACTGAGGAGAGGCACATGGAAGGGGTATTGGGAGGAAAAGAGCTGGACCTCGTGTGCCAGGTAGATGGGAGTGGGAATGGCCCTGGGGGAGCAGCTTTCTCCAGAGAAAACCACCTGGGAGTAGACAAAGTAGAGGCCACTGGTGGGGATCAGGAGGGAGTTGTTGCTCAAAGAGAAGCCATGTCGGAGAAAGGCACGATCCGTGCTTGCTCTCCAGAGCAGTGAGTTCTGCTTGCTGGGGTACCCTGGGAAGAGGCACAAGACATTGGGGGGCTATCAAGATCAGAGGTCCCCATCCCTGAGGGAGCAGGCACTGGACAAGTGGGATGGTTGGtagggagatgggagtggggtgCCTGCCCTTAGGGGTAAGAAAAGTTGGTGTGGGGAGATGGGAAGATCGCCTGAGCCCCTGGGCAAGTAGGACAAAAGGCAGGGACTGGACCTCTCCTCTGGAGGCAGAAGTTTACCAACAAGGTGAGCAGCAGGTTTCAGGATGCCATGGGTCAAGTGCTTCTGAGGGAGTGGATGGGCTGTCCTGGCAGCGGAGAAGCGGACACCAGAGAGTCCCTGGGACAGAAGAGAGTGGAGAGGACTCTAGGACTCTGAGTTAGCTAGGCCACCCCAGCACCCCCAATCTCTTGCTGCCTCACCTGGGCCCCTAGAGGCAGGGCCAGCAGCAGCCccaggaggaagacaggaggggTGCCAAGCACCCTCAAGAGGTGGAGACGGCCGAGCAGTGTCATGTGGAGAacctgctgagagagagagagagagtgtgtgtgtgtagcggaGGCGGGGCACACAGCGGAAGACAGACCTTACCTCCCAGCTGAGACAGCCACCCTGAGAGACAGGGCGACAGACAGAAAAGGGGACAGGCAGGGGAACCCTGAAGTGAGCAGGGAtaaggagagacagaggggaagaggaaagctCCACCATAGAATCAGACAATGGctaacagaggcagagagagagaaagagagagagagagagagagagagagggagagagagagagagagagagagagagagagagagagagagagagagagagagactgataaGGCCGCCACAGGAACAGACCAAAAATCAAAGCCACGACAGGAGGACCAGACCCATTAAGGCTGGGGATCCAGGCAGGTTGTATAGAAAAGGCTGTGGCTCAAGAAAGGAGGTAGGATCCTGAGGGATGCCTGATACCAGGGTAAGCCCAAGGAGACAGGGTAGGAGAGGCTCACCTGCTGTGCGGGGTCCTGGGCGCTGGCGCTCGGGTCCCTTTATAGAGGAAGCGGCAGTGTGGCAGGCAGCGGGCGGGTTCTAGGTCGGGGCTGGGGCTTGGGGAAGCCCCCAGGGCTTAGAAGATGCTGCTGTTTCAGTCGAAGGCAGGAAAGGCTGGGGCCTAGGAGAGAACCGCAGGCTAAGGGCTTAGACTACTGCGTTCTGGGAAAGGGAGTCGGGTCCGGGGAACTGTGGGCCGCAGGGACTAGCAGGGAGCTGGGTCAGGCCCAGGAGTTCCAGTGAACGGCCGAGCAATTCGTGGAGAGGGTGCAGCTGGGCTGTGACTGGAAGCCTGGTTCCCTGAAGAGTGATGGTTTATATCACTTCTGCACCCTTGACTGCTCACAGGCTTCTCTGCACATTTCCCTCTCTGTCGATCATGGTCATGTCTGGAGGGCTCCGAAGCCACATGTGGTTAGCGGCACCTTTGTTTTTTCAGGTTCGAACCCAGGGCTCTGGATGCTTGACATGCCTGCCGCCCCTTCAGGCCTATTTCCTCTCTTGTCTTTGGGGGTTCAAGTCACAGTTATTCCAATATATCTGTATTTTCTGGTCAtctgccagtttttttttttttttttttttttttttgcttttttcgagacagggtttctctgtgtagccctggctgtcctgaaactcactctgtagaccaggctggcctagaactcagaaatccgcctgcctctgcctcccaagtgctgggattaaaggtgtgtgccaccactgcccagcttttttttttttttctgccagttTCATCTGCCAGTTTCATGTCAAGAAGTTCCATTACAGTGCCCTCTCCCCAAATCTGGGGCATCCTGGTGTGTAACAATCTTAACTGTGTCCCCTTACTCTCTGGAgcggcagttctcaacctgtgggcaaggtccctttggcaaacctctatttaaaacaaatatttacattatgattcataatagcagcgaaattacagttatgaaatagcaacgaaaataattgtatggttggggtcaccacaacatgaggaactgtattaaagggtcatggagttaggaaggttgagaaccctgTCCTAGAATGTTCCAGGTCTGGAAGATGATTTGG
Proteins encoded in this region:
- the Lta gene encoding lymphotoxin-alpha precursor, producing the protein MTLLGRLHLLRVLGTPPVFLLGLLLALPLGAQGLSGVRFSAARTAHPLPQKHLTHGILKPAAHLVGYPSKQNSLLWRASTDRAFLRHGFSLSNNSLLIPTSGLYFVYSQVVFSGESCSPRAIPTPIYLAHEVQLFSSQYPFHVPLLSAQKSVYPGLQGPWVRSMYQGAVFLLSKGDQLSTHTDGISHLHFSPSSVFFGAFAL